The following proteins are encoded in a genomic region of Pseudomonas saponiphila:
- a CDS encoding LysR family transcriptional regulator, with protein MAPDLTSIELFLKALTLGNLSRAAEQSHLSLSAASRRLSLLEQHFKVTLLIRTSTGVQPTAAGLALAEHARGLLRAVDVMHADLADFAKGATGRVSLYANSSAMSQELPRQLTQWSDLHPGIRVDIREERSREILLAVRDGIADVGIVTTRPRGQDLHYIPYCRDRLCLIVPQEHPFKMSRARFQDLLGYDFVGLEDNAAITPLITEAAAAVSMPLRLRVQVRSFEAVCRLIAAGQGVGVLPQGAVQIFRKEMALRFIEIDDAWADRQMYLCRRQEQPSLASRELFDYLAGCGQAAPTAG; from the coding sequence ATGGCCCCGGACCTGACTTCCATCGAGTTGTTTCTCAAGGCCCTGACCCTGGGCAACCTGTCCCGGGCTGCCGAACAGTCGCACCTGTCGCTGTCCGCCGCCAGCCGGCGCCTGTCGCTCTTGGAGCAGCATTTCAAGGTGACGCTGCTGATCCGTACTTCCACCGGGGTCCAGCCCACGGCGGCAGGGCTGGCCCTGGCCGAGCACGCACGCGGCCTGCTGCGGGCGGTGGATGTGATGCACGCCGACCTGGCCGACTTCGCCAAGGGCGCCACCGGCCGGGTCAGCCTGTATGCCAACAGCTCGGCCATGAGCCAGGAGCTGCCCCGGCAACTGACCCAGTGGAGCGACCTGCATCCGGGCATTCGTGTGGACATCCGCGAGGAGCGCAGCCGCGAGATCCTCCTCGCCGTGCGTGACGGCATCGCCGATGTGGGCATCGTCACCACCCGACCGCGGGGCCAGGACCTGCACTACATCCCTTATTGCCGCGACCGCCTGTGCCTGATCGTGCCCCAGGAGCACCCGTTCAAGATGAGCCGGGCGCGTTTCCAGGACCTGCTGGGCTACGACTTCGTCGGCCTGGAGGACAACGCCGCCATCACCCCGTTGATCACCGAAGCTGCGGCTGCGGTGAGCATGCCCCTGCGCCTGCGGGTGCAGGTGCGCAGCTTCGAGGCGGTGTGCCGGCTGATCGCCGCCGGGCAGGGTGTCGGGGTATTGCCCCAGGGCGCGGTGCAGATCTTTCGCAAGGAGATGGCCTTGCGTTTTATTGAAATCGACGACGCCTGGGCCGATCGGCAGATGTATCTCTGCCGGCGCCAGGAGCAGCCATCCCTGGCCAGTCGCGAGTTGTTCGACTACCTGGCCGGTTGCGGGCAGGCCGCGCCCACGGCTGGCTAG
- a CDS encoding tartrate dehydrogenase: MSRISPAVKPPHRIAVIAGDGIGREVVPEGLRVLDAVSRRFGIALQFDHFNWCSEHYQAHGSMMPADWAEQIGDHEAIFFGAVGAPDIVPDHIAVWDSLLKIRRQFDQYVNLRPVRLMPGVPCPLAGREPGDIDFIVVRENTEGEYSSVGGRMWQGTPREIALQESVFSRHGVDRVVQYAFELASRRPRRNLVAATKSNGIAITMPFWDERVEALAKAYPQVDTRKFHIDILCAHFVQHPDWFDVVVASNLFGDILSDLGPACTGTIGIAPSANLNPERLYPSLFEPVHGSAPDIAGLGVANPIGQIWSAALMIEHLGQGDELYQRAAAAIVQSIETVLAEGPRTREMGGNASTVEVGRAIAECLAGNRS; encoded by the coding sequence TTGTCCAGGATCAGTCCCGCTGTAAAACCTCCCCATCGCATCGCGGTGATCGCCGGTGACGGCATCGGCCGCGAGGTGGTTCCCGAAGGCTTGCGTGTGCTGGACGCCGTTAGCCGGCGCTTCGGCATCGCCTTGCAGTTCGATCATTTCAACTGGTGCAGCGAGCACTACCAGGCCCACGGCAGCATGATGCCCGCCGACTGGGCCGAGCAGATCGGCGACCACGAGGCGATCTTCTTCGGCGCCGTGGGCGCGCCAGACATCGTCCCCGACCATATTGCGGTGTGGGATTCATTGCTGAAGATCCGCCGCCAGTTCGACCAGTACGTGAACCTCCGCCCGGTGCGGCTGATGCCCGGGGTGCCGTGCCCGCTGGCCGGGCGGGAGCCCGGCGACATCGATTTCATCGTGGTCCGGGAAAACACCGAGGGAGAATATTCCAGCGTCGGCGGCCGCATGTGGCAGGGCACCCCGCGGGAGATCGCCCTGCAAGAGTCGGTGTTCTCCCGCCACGGCGTCGACCGGGTGGTGCAGTACGCCTTCGAGCTGGCCAGCCGCCGGCCCCGGCGCAACCTGGTGGCGGCCACCAAATCCAATGGCATCGCCATCACCATGCCGTTCTGGGACGAGCGGGTGGAGGCACTGGCCAAGGCCTACCCCCAGGTCGACACGCGCAAGTTCCACATCGACATTCTCTGCGCGCACTTCGTCCAGCACCCGGACTGGTTCGATGTGGTGGTGGCCTCCAACCTGTTCGGCGACATCCTTTCCGACCTTGGCCCGGCCTGCACCGGCACCATCGGCATCGCGCCCTCGGCCAACCTCAATCCGGAGCGCCTGTACCCCTCGCTGTTCGAGCCGGTGCATGGTTCGGCGCCGGATATCGCCGGGCTGGGCGTGGCCAACCCGATCGGCCAGATCTGGTCGGCGGCGCTGATGATCGAGCACCTGGGGCAGGGCGACGAGCTTTACCAGCGGGCCGCGGCGGCGATTGTCCAGAGCATCGAGACGGTGCTCGCCGAAGGCCCGCGCACCCGGGAAATGGGCGGCAATGCCAGCACCGTGGAAGTGGGCAGGGCGATTGCCGAATGTCTGGCTGGCAACAGGAGCTGA
- a CDS encoding aldehyde dehydrogenase family protein — protein sequence MSLEHYIDNQWHASSWAENIPVLDPCTGITYAHIARGTAEDIGLAVQAAQRALGDNFDGPWGGLSALERGRLLARLGQAVLEHHEELAQIEARDTGKALKVARADASALARYFEYYAGAADKLHGDTLPYQAGYTVLTVREPHGVTGHIIPWNYPMQIFGRSVGAALAAGNACVVKPAEDASLSLLRLAELAAQVGFPAGTINVVSGYGHEAGAALCAHPGVAHISFTGSTGTGALVAKAAAERHCPVTLELGGKSPQIVFADADVERALPVLINAIVQNGGQTCSAGSRLLVQRSLYEPLLERLAQCFGQLRAGPSELDLDLGPLINHKQLRQVREFVREAEAAGIPVAARGQVVADADSGGYFQEAVLFRDVPPDSRLAREEVFGPVLAVMPFDDEAEAIRLANDSAFGLVAGVWTRDGARQLRMAHQLRCGQVFINNYGAGGGVELPFGGVKASGYGREKGFEALLGFTTLKTIAIRHD from the coding sequence ATGAGTCTGGAACACTACATCGACAACCAATGGCACGCCTCGTCCTGGGCCGAGAACATTCCGGTCCTCGACCCCTGCACCGGCATCACCTACGCGCACATTGCCCGGGGCACCGCCGAGGACATCGGCCTGGCGGTGCAGGCCGCGCAGCGGGCCCTGGGCGACAACTTCGACGGGCCCTGGGGCGGCCTGTCGGCCCTGGAGCGCGGACGCCTGCTGGCGCGCCTGGGCCAGGCGGTGCTGGAGCACCACGAAGAACTGGCGCAGATCGAGGCCCGGGACACCGGCAAGGCGCTCAAGGTGGCCCGGGCCGACGCCAGCGCCCTGGCGCGCTACTTCGAGTACTACGCCGGGGCTGCCGACAAGCTGCATGGCGACACCTTGCCCTATCAGGCCGGCTACACCGTGCTCACGGTGCGCGAGCCCCATGGCGTGACCGGGCACATCATTCCCTGGAACTACCCGATGCAGATCTTCGGTCGCAGCGTCGGCGCGGCCCTGGCCGCGGGCAACGCCTGCGTGGTCAAGCCCGCCGAGGACGCCAGCCTGTCGCTGCTGCGCCTGGCGGAACTGGCGGCCCAGGTCGGCTTCCCTGCGGGCACGATCAACGTGGTCAGCGGTTACGGCCATGAAGCCGGCGCGGCGCTGTGCGCCCATCCCGGGGTGGCGCATATCTCCTTCACCGGCTCCACCGGCACCGGGGCCCTGGTGGCCAAGGCCGCGGCCGAACGGCATTGCCCGGTGACCCTGGAACTGGGGGGCAAATCGCCGCAGATCGTCTTCGCCGATGCCGATGTGGAGCGCGCGTTGCCGGTGCTGATCAACGCCATCGTGCAGAACGGCGGGCAGACCTGTTCCGCCGGCAGCCGCCTGCTGGTACAGCGCAGCCTCTATGAGCCGCTGCTGGAGCGCCTGGCCCAGTGCTTTGGCCAATTGCGCGCCGGGCCTTCGGAGCTGGACCTGGACCTGGGCCCGTTGATCAACCACAAGCAGCTGCGTCAGGTGCGCGAGTTTGTCCGCGAGGCCGAGGCCGCCGGCATCCCGGTGGCGGCGCGCGGGCAGGTGGTGGCCGATGCCGACAGTGGCGGCTACTTCCAGGAGGCGGTGCTGTTTCGCGATGTGCCGCCAGACAGCCGCCTGGCCCGGGAGGAAGTGTTCGGCCCGGTGCTGGCGGTGATGCCCTTCGACGACGAGGCCGAGGCCATTCGCCTGGCCAACGACAGCGCCTTCGGCCTGGTGGCTGGAGTCTGGACCCGGGACGGCGCGCGGCAGTTGCGCATGGCCCACCAGTTGCGCTGCGGTCAGGTGTTCATCAACAACTACGGCGCCGGCGGCGGTGTCGAACTGCCCTTCGGCGGGGTCAAGGCCAGTGGTTATGGCCGGGAGAAGGGCTTCGAGGCGCTGCTGGGTTTCACCACCTTGAAGACCATAGCCATTCGTCACGACTGA